In Methanolobus chelungpuianus, a genomic segment contains:
- a CDS encoding DUF447 domain-containing protein, giving the protein MLEKDFDLDDFGICDGICETIVTTCNGWTPNAAPMGIIRRKDKLYVRLFKGSSTYENVLAGKFLVANISYDPMLFALSTFSDLEDSAFEQTVHENYTMYPLREALSWVAFECMNIKITSEALVAELVPVHARMNTCRVKAPNRGFYGVIEACIHATRYQLTGDEKYLKLIKAYGDIVEKCGGDVEKDALKKVYEFL; this is encoded by the coding sequence ATGCTGGAAAAGGATTTCGATCTGGATGATTTCGGGATATGCGACGGGATATGTGAGACCATTGTAACTACATGCAATGGCTGGACCCCGAATGCAGCACCTATGGGCATTATCCGCAGAAAGGACAAGCTCTATGTCAGGCTCTTCAAGGGTTCGAGCACATACGAGAACGTACTTGCTGGAAAATTCCTGGTCGCAAACATCAGCTATGACCCCATGCTTTTTGCACTATCAACATTCTCCGACCTGGAGGATTCCGCATTTGAGCAAACAGTCCATGAGAACTATACAATGTACCCTTTGAGAGAAGCACTGAGCTGGGTTGCCTTTGAGTGCATGAACATCAAAATAACATCAGAAGCATTGGTTGCCGAACTTGTGCCGGTCCATGCCCGTATGAACACATGCAGGGTAAAAGCCCCTAACAGAGGCTTCTACGGGGTTATAGAGGCCTGCATCCATGCAACCAGATACCAGCTTACAGGCGATGAGAAATATCTCAAGCTCATCAAGGCATATGGTGACATTGTGGAAAAATGTGGAGGGGATGTCGAAAAAGATGCTTTGAAGAAGGTATATGAATTCCTATGA
- a CDS encoding CehA/McbA family metallohydrolase, translating into MRFDLHVHSHFSKDSNASLDDILEHASRNGLDGFAICDHDSIEGGMACVRRARETGSGQIVIPGIEVSTSEGHILVLGVKERIEAGLSPEETIRRARAQGAVLILPHPFKMTSHGIGYVEGLAVDAVEVINSRCLTDGPNNKAREAAEKLGIPQVGGSDAHEAAMVGRSYAEVDVSERSVEAVLDAIRQGKTRAGGCKTPPSFVVKQMFAGHMKKAKKRMVRLMKK; encoded by the coding sequence ATGCGATTCGATCTCCATGTACATTCTCATTTTTCCAAGGACAGCAATGCAAGCCTCGACGATATCCTTGAGCATGCATCAAGGAACGGGCTCGATGGGTTTGCTATATGCGACCATGATTCCATTGAAGGTGGTATGGCGTGTGTCCGGAGAGCAAGGGAAACAGGCTCCGGCCAGATAGTCATTCCCGGTATCGAAGTAAGCACATCTGAAGGACATATTCTGGTCCTTGGCGTTAAAGAAAGGATTGAAGCCGGATTAAGCCCGGAGGAGACGATAAGAAGGGCACGGGCGCAGGGTGCTGTGCTTATCCTCCCTCATCCTTTCAAAATGACTTCCCACGGGATAGGATATGTGGAGGGACTTGCCGTAGATGCCGTGGAGGTTATCAATTCCCGCTGCCTGACGGATGGTCCTAACAATAAGGCCCGTGAAGCTGCAGAAAAGCTGGGCATTCCGCAGGTGGGCGGCAGTGATGCACATGAAGCTGCGATGGTTGGCAGGTCCTATGCAGAAGTGGATGTCTCCGAAAGGAGCGTGGAAGCCGTCCTGGATGCCATACGCCAGGGCAAGACACGCGCCGGTGGATGCAAAACCCCTCCTTCCTTTGTGGTCAAACAGATGTTTGCAGGCCACATGAAGAAGGCTAAAAAGCGCATGGTCAGGTTGATGAAGAAATAA
- a CDS encoding TMEM165/GDT1 family protein, producing the protein MIQDILLPFLLVGLAELGDKTQLAVLVLSTKTRRYASLLAGVMLAFILTDGIAILFGNYISQRIPMDYVRIGAGLMFIIFGLMTLHNRNKNEEEGSYELKSPFMSGFWLILLAEMGDKTQLAAALFATQYNPLLVFIGVIAALFILSATAVYLGKMVMGKVDKKTISTIAGVLFILIGASFFL; encoded by the coding sequence ATGATACAGGATATATTGCTCCCTTTCCTTCTGGTGGGACTTGCGGAACTCGGTGATAAGACCCAGCTTGCCGTACTGGTCCTTTCCACCAAGACCCGCAGGTATGCATCACTACTGGCAGGTGTGATGCTGGCTTTTATCCTTACTGACGGGATAGCCATACTCTTCGGTAATTACATCTCCCAGAGAATTCCTATGGACTATGTACGCATAGGTGCGGGCCTGATGTTCATTATATTCGGTTTGATGACCCTTCATAACAGGAATAAGAATGAAGAGGAAGGCTCCTATGAACTTAAAAGCCCTTTCATGTCAGGGTTCTGGCTTATCCTTCTTGCTGAGATGGGAGATAAGACACAGCTTGCAGCAGCCCTGTTTGCCACACAGTATAATCCGCTGCTTGTGTTCATCGGAGTAATAGCGGCACTGTTCATTCTCTCTGCCACGGCTGTTTATCTCGGAAAGATGGTCATGGGGAAGGTGGACAAGAAAACCATATCCACCATTGCCGGTGTCCTGTTCATACTGATAGGTGCTTCATTCTTCCTTTAA
- a CDS encoding triphosphoribosyl-dephospho-CoA synthase, giving the protein MLTASMGKFGLASYIARCTQLAMCLEVSASPKPGNIDRQDDYEDTRYEHFLASAVSIYPVIEEASGREYGIGRAIKDAVTESTGWQKGGNTHFGAIILLVPLAMAAGKILAGKDTFAISELTTCAHEIVKGTCVEDAVDFYSCFETAGVRVNPAEEYDLRDSSAAGELLEKNVSLYDLMEIARGYDMIANEWTSGFPRCAECAEMIIKGMNGRITPGPGADINDVIVYTFLHILSGNEDTFITTKFDARTANYVSGHAGSIIEKMKNLRELHKIYNNGHEFDAVRPLIKEMDRELLERKINPGSTADIVIAGLFISLLGGLRY; this is encoded by the coding sequence GTGTTAACCGCCAGCATGGGAAAGTTCGGACTTGCATCATACATTGCGCGCTGCACCCAGCTTGCGATGTGCCTGGAAGTCTCAGCATCCCCCAAACCCGGCAACATCGACAGGCAGGATGATTATGAGGATACCCGCTACGAGCATTTCCTTGCATCTGCTGTGAGCATATACCCGGTGATAGAGGAGGCCTCGGGAAGAGAATACGGCATTGGGAGAGCTATAAAAGATGCCGTAACAGAGAGCACAGGATGGCAGAAGGGCGGCAATACCCATTTTGGCGCAATCATACTACTTGTACCGCTTGCCATGGCTGCCGGGAAGATACTTGCCGGGAAAGATACATTCGCTATCAGCGAACTGACGACATGCGCCCATGAGATCGTAAAGGGAACGTGCGTGGAGGATGCTGTGGATTTTTACAGTTGCTTTGAAACCGCCGGTGTGCGTGTCAATCCAGCGGAGGAGTACGACCTACGGGATAGCAGCGCCGCAGGAGAACTCCTGGAAAAAAACGTGAGTCTTTACGATCTTATGGAGATTGCCAGGGGTTATGACATGATAGCAAATGAATGGACCTCAGGCTTCCCCAGGTGTGCGGAGTGTGCGGAAATGATCATTAAGGGCATGAATGGGAGGATTACTCCCGGACCTGGTGCCGATATCAATGACGTTATTGTGTACACCTTCCTGCATATCCTGTCCGGGAACGAGGACACATTCATCACCACAAAGTTCGATGCCCGGACTGCAAACTATGTATCCGGGCATGCCGGATCCATAATCGAGAAGATGAAGAATTTAAGAGAGCTGCATAAAATATATAATAATGGACATGAGTTTGATGCTGTAAGGCCACTGATAAAGGAGATGGACAGGGAACTCCTGGAAAGGAAGATAAACCCGGGGTCCACTGCCGATATAGTAATCGCGGGCCTGTTCATTTCATTGCTCGGAGGGCTCAGGTACTAA
- a CDS encoding DUF2209 domain-containing protein, translating to MFDIIAVDISGRHKLDGYYLMVCAAVAASVTADHIEKVNQVNVRSFRSESPPDVPSVVRMMEETVSEIGFSGTIVTEPGDMFNKPQWLVDSMFSGNFKYEESLSERRCMELAHHISLSARRLLLRELDL from the coding sequence ATGTTTGATATAATAGCCGTGGATATCTCAGGCCGGCATAAGCTCGACGGATACTACCTGATGGTCTGCGCGGCAGTGGCAGCATCGGTCACTGCAGACCATATAGAGAAGGTCAACCAGGTCAATGTACGTTCCTTCAGGAGTGAGTCCCCACCCGATGTCCCGTCAGTGGTACGCATGATGGAGGAAACGGTCTCAGAGATAGGTTTCAGTGGAACTATCGTCACGGAACCCGGCGATATGTTCAATAAGCCCCAGTGGCTTGTGGACAGTATGTTCTCAGGCAATTTCAAGTACGAGGAATCACTTAGCGAAAGGCGCTGCATGGAGCTCGCACATCATATATCCCTGAGTGCCAGGCGTCTTCTTCTCCGGGAGCTTGACCTCTAA
- the npdG gene encoding NADPH-dependent F420 reductase, which translates to MKIAIIGGTGSIGKGFALRWGQKHQVIVGSREQEKARAKAAEYNGILKDYGFKADISGDVNEKAASEADVVLLAIRYGQIASTIEQIKPGLEGKIVISVVVPMEKDRCIIVPEGVPLEIPTNSREDYKADYFCYVTPPAGSAAQEIAPLLPERTELVSAFHNVPAAKLANLDIELNYDVGVCGNSMHSKNIVFGLVRDIPGMRPMDIGPIETSSMVESITPLLVNVAIRNHMKDVGIKFVD; encoded by the coding sequence ATGAAGATTGCAATAATCGGCGGTACAGGCAGCATAGGTAAAGGTTTTGCCCTCAGGTGGGGACAGAAACACCAGGTGATAGTGGGTTCAAGGGAGCAGGAAAAAGCCCGGGCCAAGGCAGCAGAATACAACGGCATATTGAAGGACTATGGCTTCAAGGCAGACATAAGCGGTGATGTCAATGAAAAGGCAGCCTCAGAGGCCGACGTCGTGCTCCTTGCCATCAGGTACGGGCAGATAGCTTCCACCATAGAGCAGATCAAACCGGGACTTGAAGGCAAGATAGTCATATCCGTGGTCGTTCCCATGGAAAAGGATCGCTGTATCATTGTTCCTGAAGGAGTCCCTCTGGAAATACCGACAAACTCCAGAGAAGACTACAAGGCAGACTACTTCTGTTATGTCACTCCTCCTGCCGGAAGCGCCGCACAGGAGATAGCTCCTCTGCTGCCGGAAAGAACCGAACTGGTATCTGCTTTCCACAATGTCCCTGCAGCCAAGCTTGCCAATCTTGACATCGAGCTAAATTACGATGTCGGCGTGTGCGGTAACAGCATGCACTCAAAGAATATCGTCTTTGGCCTTGTCAGGGATATCCCGGGAATGCGGCCCATGGATATCGGCCCCATTGAAACTTCCTCCATGGTGGAGTCGATCACCCCGCTTCTTGTCAATGTGGCTATACGCAACCACATGAAGGATGTTGGTATTAAGTTCGTCGATTAA
- a CDS encoding methanogenesis marker 9 domain-containing protein has product MPDKPFDLKVGYVSFRNPIALAPMGGMTDSKFANQYASDAGLVILGGYNLDPGTQEAASKMLARGREEFISENPLRLIEEEIGAVKSGAVIGINVRSTSIGPLIEAATAIKNMGAILELDAHCRQEEMTDTGAGQALLNDIPRLTEWISKIRGTGVVLSVKIRGNVVEDIMLVKAIERAGADILHLDAMKAGQGADLKLIKEIRDSTRMFLICNNSVTGTEDAKEMFSRGADMVSVARGVLEDPGLISSLVRDISAVQRDMGWYNAPKHVCRGEGDLRGLTFCCLPVKSCPVHSNIKKLGLTPQQFADIKMDFAKGTMLEYGDSTCFGSLVWCCKISKPCFLRDGVLETLGLSDAEYMRLKKELGDYIIEQARKSSSGPKN; this is encoded by the coding sequence GTGCCTGATAAACCATTCGATCTGAAAGTGGGATACGTGTCCTTTAGGAATCCCATCGCACTGGCCCCAATGGGCGGTATGACTGACAGCAAGTTCGCAAACCAGTATGCTTCTGATGCAGGACTTGTGATACTCGGAGGGTACAACCTGGACCCCGGAACACAGGAAGCTGCTTCAAAGATGCTTGCCAGAGGAAGAGAGGAGTTCATATCAGAGAATCCACTCAGGCTCATAGAAGAAGAGATCGGGGCAGTAAAAAGCGGTGCAGTTATTGGCATCAATGTCAGGAGCACAAGTATTGGACCTCTGATTGAAGCTGCAACTGCTATCAAGAACATGGGTGCCATTCTTGAGCTGGACGCCCACTGCAGGCAGGAGGAAATGACAGATACAGGCGCCGGCCAGGCACTGCTCAATGATATACCCAGGCTGACCGAATGGATCTCAAAGATCAGAGGAACGGGTGTCGTGCTCTCCGTAAAGATACGGGGAAACGTGGTAGAGGATATCATGCTGGTGAAAGCGATCGAGAGAGCAGGAGCGGACATACTGCACCTCGATGCAATGAAAGCAGGCCAGGGAGCCGACCTCAAACTCATCAAGGAGATACGCGATTCAACACGCATGTTCCTCATATGCAATAATTCTGTCACCGGCACTGAGGATGCAAAAGAGATGTTCTCAAGGGGGGCAGACATGGTCTCTGTTGCAAGGGGAGTGCTGGAGGATCCAGGACTCATCAGCAGCCTTGTCAGGGATATATCCGCCGTCCAGAGGGACATGGGATGGTACAACGCACCCAAGCATGTGTGCAGGGGCGAGGGTGACCTGCGAGGGCTTACATTCTGCTGCCTGCCTGTGAAGTCATGCCCCGTGCACAGTAACATAAAGAAGCTGGGGCTGACCCCGCAGCAATTCGCAGACATCAAGATGGACTTTGCAAAGGGGACCATGCTTGAATACGGAGACAGCACATGTTTTGGGAGCCTCGTGTGGTGCTGCAAGATATCCAAACCCTGCTTCCTCAGGGACGGAGTGCTGGAAACCCTGGGGCTTTCGGACGCAGAGTACATGCGCCTCAAAAAAGAACTTGGAGACTACATCATTGAGCAGGCCAGGAAGTCCTCAAGCGGTCCTAAGAACTGA
- a CDS encoding Glu/Leu/Phe/Val family dehydrogenase produces MSTENPFENSRKQLAKCAAILGLDESVHEMLRHPMRELRVTLPVRMDDGTIKVFEGFRIQYNDARGPTKGGIRFHPEENIDTVRALAAWMTWKCAVVDIPLGGGKGGVICNPKEMSDGELERLSRKYIASISQIIGPRKDVPAPDVYTNPKIMAWMVDEFSKISTFNQPGVVTGKPLTMGGSLGRGDATARGGLYTVREAAKVLGIELKDAKIAIQGYGNAGYYAAKLAKEMFGCKIVAMSDSRGGIMNMDGIDPEAANQHKVKTGSVAGLANTTPISNEAILELNVDVLIPAALENVITEKNAHKVNAKIVAELANGPTTPAADEILFQKGVHVIPDFLCNAGGVTVSYFEMVQNFYMYYWSEIRVHTRLDRKMTEAYKAVYAASQKYNIDMRTAAYVVAIERVVVAMKDRGWI; encoded by the coding sequence ATGTCCACAGAAAACCCATTTGAAAATTCAAGAAAGCAGTTAGCAAAATGCGCTGCAATTCTTGGGCTGGATGAAAGCGTACATGAAATGCTCAGGCACCCGATGCGCGAACTGCGCGTCACCCTTCCCGTCCGTATGGATGATGGTACCATCAAGGTGTTTGAAGGTTTCAGGATACAGTACAACGACGCCAGAGGTCCTACAAAGGGCGGTATCAGGTTCCACCCTGAAGAGAATATCGACACCGTAAGGGCACTTGCAGCATGGATGACATGGAAGTGCGCAGTTGTAGACATTCCACTTGGCGGAGGCAAGGGAGGAGTTATCTGTAACCCCAAGGAGATGTCCGATGGCGAACTTGAGCGCCTCAGCCGCAAGTATATCGCAAGCATCTCCCAGATCATCGGCCCCAGGAAGGACGTTCCTGCACCTGATGTGTACACCAACCCCAAGATCATGGCATGGATGGTTGACGAGTTCTCAAAGATATCCACATTCAACCAGCCTGGCGTAGTCACAGGTAAGCCCCTTACAATGGGCGGCTCACTCGGCAGGGGAGACGCAACCGCAAGAGGAGGTCTCTACACTGTCCGTGAGGCAGCCAAAGTGCTCGGGATCGAACTCAAGGACGCAAAGATCGCGATCCAGGGATACGGAAACGCCGGATACTACGCAGCAAAGCTCGCAAAGGAAATGTTCGGCTGCAAGATCGTCGCTATGAGTGACAGCAGAGGCGGCATCATGAACATGGACGGTATTGACCCTGAGGCTGCAAACCAGCATAAGGTAAAGACCGGATCTGTCGCAGGCCTTGCAAACACCACCCCGATCAGCAACGAGGCCATCCTTGAACTCAATGTGGACGTGCTCATCCCTGCAGCTCTTGAGAACGTCATAACTGAGAAGAACGCACACAAGGTCAACGCCAAGATCGTCGCAGAACTGGCAAACGGCCCAACCACTCCTGCAGCAGACGAGATCCTCTTCCAGAAGGGTGTCCATGTAATTCCTGACTTCCTCTGTAACGCAGGTGGAGTAACAGTATCATACTTCGAGATGGTCCAGAACTTCTACATGTACTACTGGAGTGAGATCAGGGTCCACACCCGTCTGGACAGGAAGATGACCGAGGCATACAAGGCAGTGTATGCAGCATCCCAGAAATACAACATTGACATGAGGACTGCTGCTTACGTTGTTGCTATTGAGCGCGTTGTAGTTGCAATGAAAGACCGTGGATGGATCTGA
- a CDS encoding PEP/pyruvate-binding domain-containing protein — protein MNETGTVESRVLKYADKEKITSGVPQLDGILQSYRLGDNVVWEVEELEDYRYFAGKLIRQAISSGSKCVYVRFAPHDPILEPMEGLDIVKIDPGNGFDFFSSQVHRTIEHYGEKVYYVFDNLSSLMVEWATDELVANFFKATCPYLFELETIGYFCLTRGKHSHSTVASIRETTQVLLDYYHIGDRAYIHPLKVYDRYSQSMFLPHVVTGENWEPIFDSGKAASISSIDRRKVIRMGSRGTAPWDTVYTKLKFHYEMGILDTIPDPELTALRQELSRMIIGEHPRFNRLADIYLTLEDLLGIRDRMIGSGRIGGKAVGMLLSRNIVLNSDRKEEFSEIIEAHDSFYIGSDVFFTFMINNDLFRLKVRLSDSSSMTKDEFEEVEKRFLEGKFPEEIMEQFKDLMDYFGQAPIIVRSSSLQEDSYGNAFAGKYRSEFCANQGSPEERLEAFMHAVKLVYASALNPDALAYRRTRGLHYHDEQMAILVQRVSGMSYRQYFFPALAGVAFSKNLFRWTKRIDPEKGLIRLVFGLGTRSVDRVGRDYPRMIAVSHPALRPETGSKLIKYSQWDVDVLDLDAKDLITIPFYDLVSRCDYPNLRMFVSVMNDGYLTDPYTNTIDCSQEVVLTFNNLIKNTRFVDIMGQILRIVEEVYEQPVDIEFTASLDQKGNVRINIVQCRPMTTPGSDENIEIPDNIKDENILFRSGMLINQGKVENVEYIVYIDPQAYEAADMDLKRSIGRVVGRINEKIGGMGSEFILMGPGRWGSSNIELGVNATYSEIEHTSLLVEIAREKAGHTPEVSYGTHFFQDIVEEEIIYMPVYPDAKGSKFNEAFFRDSRNMLTDILPDHEGFSHVVKVINVREASFGAHAVVIANLYEQDAVCYLEKPAVGRTWKLDKLKGQWQ, from the coding sequence GTGAACGAAACTGGCACGGTAGAAAGCAGGGTCCTTAAGTACGCAGACAAGGAGAAGATCACAAGCGGAGTTCCCCAGCTTGACGGAATACTTCAGTCATACCGTCTTGGAGACAACGTGGTATGGGAAGTGGAGGAGCTTGAAGACTACAGGTATTTTGCGGGTAAGCTCATCCGCCAGGCCATCAGCTCGGGATCTAAGTGCGTCTACGTGAGATTCGCGCCTCACGACCCTATCCTTGAGCCAATGGAAGGACTCGATATAGTAAAGATAGACCCCGGAAACGGTTTTGACTTTTTCAGCAGTCAGGTCCACAGGACAATAGAACATTATGGCGAGAAGGTCTACTATGTATTTGATAACCTTTCCTCGCTCATGGTGGAGTGGGCTACCGACGAACTGGTGGCCAACTTCTTTAAAGCCACATGCCCCTACCTGTTCGAACTTGAAACCATAGGCTATTTCTGCCTCACACGCGGGAAGCACAGTCATTCCACCGTGGCAAGCATCAGGGAAACAACACAGGTACTTCTTGATTACTATCATATAGGTGACAGGGCATACATCCATCCGCTGAAGGTCTATGACCGCTACTCACAGAGCATGTTCCTGCCCCACGTGGTCACCGGGGAGAACTGGGAGCCCATATTCGACAGCGGGAAGGCTGCCAGCATATCTTCTATCGATCGCAGGAAAGTCATCCGCATGGGAAGCCGTGGTACGGCCCCCTGGGATACCGTGTATACGAAGCTCAAGTTCCATTATGAGATGGGGATACTTGACACGATTCCTGATCCTGAGCTTACGGCGCTCAGGCAGGAGCTCTCAAGGATGATCATAGGCGAACACCCCCGTTTCAATCGCCTTGCAGATATATATCTCACGCTTGAGGACCTGCTCGGCATAAGGGACAGGATGATAGGCTCCGGGCGCATCGGAGGAAAGGCCGTGGGAATGTTGCTGTCACGCAATATAGTCCTCAACAGCGACAGGAAGGAGGAGTTCTCAGAGATAATCGAGGCGCATGATTCGTTCTACATTGGCTCTGATGTCTTCTTCACTTTCATGATAAACAACGACCTGTTCCGTCTCAAGGTCCGCCTGTCCGATAGCTCAAGCATGACCAAGGATGAGTTCGAGGAAGTCGAAAAGAGGTTCCTGGAAGGAAAGTTCCCCGAAGAGATAATGGAGCAGTTCAAGGATCTGATGGACTACTTCGGACAGGCGCCCATCATAGTCCGGTCGAGCAGCCTGCAGGAAGACAGTTACGGGAACGCATTCGCGGGCAAGTACAGGAGCGAGTTCTGCGCCAACCAGGGAAGCCCGGAAGAGCGCCTGGAAGCATTCATGCATGCGGTCAAGCTTGTATATGCCAGCGCCCTCAACCCGGATGCCCTTGCATACCGCAGGACCAGGGGGCTGCACTACCATGATGAGCAAATGGCAATACTGGTGCAGCGTGTGTCCGGTATGTCCTACAGACAATACTTCTTCCCGGCGCTTGCAGGAGTTGCTTTCTCAAAGAACCTGTTCCGCTGGACAAAGCGCATAGACCCCGAGAAAGGCCTGATCAGACTTGTCTTTGGACTTGGGACGCGCTCCGTGGATCGTGTTGGCAGGGATTATCCCCGGATGATAGCGGTCAGCCATCCGGCACTTCGCCCTGAGACCGGCTCGAAGCTGATAAAATACTCGCAGTGGGATGTGGATGTTCTGGATCTCGATGCGAAAGACCTCATAACCATACCCTTCTACGACCTTGTCAGCCGCTGTGATTATCCCAACCTCAGGATGTTTGTATCTGTCATGAACGACGGATATCTTACTGACCCCTATACCAATACCATTGACTGTTCACAGGAAGTAGTGCTCACATTCAATAACCTGATAAAGAACACAAGATTTGTCGATATCATGGGACAGATACTCAGGATCGTGGAGGAAGTCTATGAACAGCCTGTAGACATCGAGTTCACGGCATCCCTCGATCAAAAGGGAAACGTGAGGATAAACATAGTCCAGTGCAGGCCCATGACAACTCCCGGAAGCGATGAGAACATAGAGATCCCGGACAATATAAAGGACGAGAACATACTTTTCAGGTCCGGCATGCTGATAAACCAGGGAAAGGTGGAAAATGTGGAATACATAGTGTACATCGACCCCCAGGCATATGAAGCAGCGGACATGGACCTGAAGCGATCCATCGGACGTGTCGTGGGGCGCATAAATGAGAAGATAGGCGGCATGGGATCAGAGTTCATACTCATGGGCCCGGGCAGATGGGGCAGCAGCAATATTGAGCTTGGAGTGAATGCGACATACAGCGAGATAGAACACACATCACTGCTGGTGGAGATCGCACGTGAGAAAGCGGGCCATACCCCGGAGGTCTCCTACGGGACCCATTTCTTCCAGGACATCGTTGAAGAGGAGATCATCTACATGCCTGTTTACCCGGATGCGAAGGGGTCGAAGTTCAATGAGGCCTTCTTCAGGGATTCCAGGAACATGCTTACAGACATACTGCCGGACCATGAGGGATTCAGCCATGTGGTCAAGGTTATCAACGTCCGCGAGGCATCGTTCGGGGCTCATGCCGTAGTGATCGCAAACCTCTATGAACAGGATGCAGTGTGCTACCTTGAGAAACCTGCAGTTGGCAGAACGTGGAAACTGGATAAACTGAAAGGTCAGTGGCAGTAA
- the hflX gene encoding GTPase HflX, producing MKRAILVKRNDPRSDERKNELQLSELRELAHSAGYTVVGEIVQTRHPDHRYQIGRGKAEELALQVRDMDAEKVIFHNPLTTMQIYNLSETCRREVIDKFQLILEIFATRATTHRSKLQVELARLEYELPRAKAVISILKKEERPGFMGLGGYENSYAQDVRNRINRIRDELESMEKDRDSLRRLRHAKGFALVALAGYTNAGKSTLFNSLVKEDVMVKDMMFTTLVPTTRSLDVEGRSVLLTDTVGFIEDLPHWMVDAFRSTLNEIFLADVVLLVVDSAEPPETIRRKLLVAHETMWEQLQEVEIVTVFNKTDMLSQEELDGRMLALGYLAPNPVAVSARTGVGLDALKEELRRHLPRWERISISLPLSEEGMSMTAWLFKEGVVHSISYGDSIDIDLEARDGVINKARSFAKEHAMVP from the coding sequence ATGAAACGAGCCATACTGGTAAAGAGGAACGACCCCCGCAGTGACGAGCGCAAGAATGAGCTCCAGTTGTCAGAGTTGAGGGAACTTGCCCATTCAGCAGGTTACACTGTAGTGGGCGAGATAGTGCAGACAAGACATCCTGATCACCGCTACCAGATAGGCAGGGGAAAAGCCGAGGAGCTGGCGCTGCAGGTCCGGGACATGGATGCGGAGAAGGTCATCTTCCATAACCCGCTTACCACCATGCAGATATACAATCTATCGGAGACATGCAGGCGGGAGGTCATCGACAAGTTCCAGCTAATCCTCGAAATATTCGCAACGCGGGCCACAACCCACCGCTCCAAGCTGCAGGTGGAGCTTGCAAGGCTCGAGTACGAGCTCCCCAGGGCGAAGGCTGTCATTTCAATCCTCAAGAAAGAAGAGAGGCCTGGTTTCATGGGCCTGGGAGGTTATGAGAACTCATATGCCCAGGATGTGAGAAACAGGATCAACCGTATCAGGGATGAACTGGAAAGCATGGAGAAGGACAGGGATTCCCTGCGCAGGCTGAGGCATGCCAAAGGCTTTGCACTTGTGGCCCTCGCAGGCTACACAAATGCAGGTAAAAGCACACTCTTCAATTCCCTTGTAAAGGAAGATGTCATGGTAAAGGACATGATGTTCACGACCCTCGTACCCACGACAAGGTCGCTTGACGTGGAGGGCAGGAGCGTCCTGCTGACAGATACCGTGGGCTTTATCGAGGATCTGCCTCACTGGATGGTGGATGCGTTCCGCTCCACGCTCAATGAGATATTCCTTGCCGACGTGGTCCTTCTGGTTGTGGATTCCGCTGAGCCTCCGGAGACCATCCGCAGGAAGCTCCTTGTAGCGCATGAGACCATGTGGGAGCAACTTCAGGAGGTGGAGATAGTCACGGTCTTCAATAAAACCGACATGCTTAGCCAGGAAGAACTGGATGGGCGTATGCTCGCCCTGGGGTACCTTGCGCCAAACCCGGTTGCAGTCTCTGCCAGGACAGGCGTTGGCCTGGATGCCCTGAAAGAGGAGCTGCGCAGGCACCTGCCCAGGTGGGAAAGGATCAGTATTTCCCTGCCGCTGTCTGAGGAAGGCATGTCCATGACTGCCTGGCTGTTCAAGGAAGGAGTGGTGCACAGCATCTCTTACGGGGATTCGATCGATATTGACCTTGAAGCCAGGGATGGTGTGATAAACAAGGCGCGCTCGTTTGCGAAAGAACATGCAATGGTTCCTTAG